The DNA sequence GATTCTcttataaaaattacttttcaGCAACCGAAAAGATGAACATATTTCGACTCTTAGGTGACTTATCACATCTCGTTGCAATTATCATTCTCCTTCTCAAAATATGGAAAACACGAAGCTGTGCCGGTATACATCACCAATATGATTTATATACTTATTATAcctaaattattatattttcatttaaaatatccatttttaataatatttgatgTGTGTTTTACAGGTATAAGTGGCAAGTCGCAAATTTTATTTGCGATTGTATATACAACACGTTATCTAGATTTGTTAACAACATACGTGTCAGCATACAATACGTTTATGAAGATCATTTTTATTGCAACTTCTTATGTTACAGTTTTTTTAATGTATGTGAAATTTAAAGCTACATATGATCACAATCATGATACATTTAGGTAcgtctttattttataatagtatAAGTCGGGAACAAAGATAATTGGACAATAACTGCTATCTGTCTCCTTGTCGTTGTCCCCGATTGTCCAGATATATATTAAAtgatagatatatatatatatagatatatatataatgatgTCCAGATATATACTAtatcataattataataatacatttattatgtaatatacatacatgtgtatgtttttgtaatttttaagtaaCATCTGTATGTTGTAATTGTATGTAATAATATCTGTTATTTGTTTTcagaattgaatttttaatcctACCTACATCGGTGTTGGCATTATTAATCAACAATGAATTCACAATTGTAGAAGTTCTATGGACATTTAGCATTTATTTGGAGTCTGTAGCAATATTGCCACAATTATTTTTGGTATCAAAAACAGGAGAAGCAGAAAGTATTACCAGTCACTATCTTTTCGCTTTGGGGTCTTATAGAGGCCTGTATTTGTTAAACTGGGTGTATCGTTATTATGCAGAAGATCATTATGATCTAATTGCTATAGTTGCTGGTTTAGTACAAACAATTCTTTATTGCGACTTTTTCTACCTCTATATTACCAAAGTATTGAAAGGCAAGAAGTTACAACTACCTGCTTAGCTGCATAGAAGTATTATCAtttggaaaattatatattgctCAAACGAGCGGTATTATCattaattgaatttatataa is a window from the Bombus huntii isolate Logan2020A chromosome 6, iyBomHunt1.1, whole genome shotgun sequence genome containing:
- the LOC126866861 gene encoding ER lumen protein-retaining receptor → MNIFRLLGDLSHLVAIIILLLKIWKTRSCAGISGKSQILFAIVYTTRYLDLLTTYVSAYNTFMKIIFIATSYVTVFLMYVKFKATYDHNHDTFRIEFLILPTSVLALLINNEFTIVEVLWTFSIYLESVAILPQLFLVSKTGEAESITSHYLFALGSYRGLYLLNWVYRYYAEDHYDLIAIVAGLVQTILYCDFFYLYITKVLKGKKLQLPA